Proteins from a single region of Streptomyces sp. HUAS 15-9:
- a CDS encoding STM3941 family protein: MTNEPADPPRTAYPSSIRRTALVALGSIVFVVLCAWALISHSSIKAVLAGAVGVPFFGLCAAVAIGRLVRRRPELVITGEGLTHAMLGSISWTEIAAVGIREIKVSSRPQRMIELVLHDPGAYLARAPRMARITGRANLRLGYSPATISATTLPVGADEVLAAMRRHHPGLDIVR, translated from the coding sequence GTGACCAACGAACCCGCGGATCCGCCCAGAACCGCCTACCCGTCCTCCATACGTCGCACCGCACTCGTCGCCCTAGGCTCGATCGTGTTCGTGGTGCTGTGCGCATGGGCTCTGATCAGCCATTCCAGCATCAAGGCCGTACTCGCGGGCGCGGTGGGCGTGCCGTTCTTCGGTCTGTGCGCCGCGGTCGCGATCGGCCGTCTCGTGCGACGGCGGCCCGAGCTGGTCATCACCGGTGAGGGTTTGACGCACGCGATGCTGGGCTCGATCAGCTGGACCGAGATCGCCGCCGTGGGGATCCGGGAGATCAAGGTCAGCTCAAGGCCCCAGCGCATGATCGAGCTGGTCCTCCACGACCCGGGTGCCTATCTGGCACGCGCACCACGCATGGCGCGCATCACCGGCAGGGCCAACCTGCGCCTTGGCTACAGCCCGGCGACCATCTCCGCGACCACACTCCCGGTCGGCGCGGACGAGGTGCTGGCGGCCATGCGCCGTCACCATCCCGGGTTGGACATCGTCCGCTAG
- a CDS encoding PP2C family protein-serine/threonine phosphatase — translation MRDVTALAVEQILPAFGAQGLVMSVAEAGRLKITGHHGYPADIVESLDALPLDTDLTPAGQVLASGTAAFFASPADLARCYPRAPWISGKKAWAFLPLVITGRPVGCFILTYEQPHSFTADERAVLTSLAGLMAQALDRAHLYDTQHRLVRELQRALLPGSLPTLPGLEVAARYLPAGRGTEVGGDFYDLVRLDDTTAAAVIGDVEGHSIAAAALMGQVRTAIHAHATAGATPDQVLARTNRLLVDLDSDLLVSCLYAQVDLRRGELTLANAGHVPPLLRHAPRQARILDFEPGPLLGIDTHAQYPLAATPLPTGSVVTLHTDGLVERAGTNPAQVTDGLVQHLAHADDDSLEGLIDGLIDCAWPTGQCTDDVTVLLLRSKGQSSAPS, via the coding sequence GTGCGCGATGTCACGGCACTGGCCGTCGAGCAGATCCTGCCGGCCTTCGGCGCCCAGGGCCTGGTCATGTCCGTCGCCGAGGCAGGCCGCCTGAAGATCACAGGTCATCACGGCTACCCGGCCGACATCGTCGAGAGCCTCGACGCCCTGCCGCTCGACACCGATCTCACTCCCGCGGGCCAGGTCCTGGCCAGCGGCACCGCCGCCTTCTTCGCGAGCCCCGCCGACCTGGCCCGCTGCTACCCCAGGGCACCCTGGATCAGCGGCAAGAAGGCGTGGGCCTTCCTGCCGCTCGTCATCACGGGACGACCCGTGGGCTGCTTCATCCTCACCTACGAGCAGCCCCACTCCTTCACCGCCGACGAGCGCGCCGTCCTCACCTCACTGGCCGGTCTCATGGCCCAGGCACTGGACCGGGCCCATCTGTACGACACCCAGCACCGCCTCGTCCGCGAACTCCAACGGGCGCTTCTGCCGGGCAGTCTGCCCACACTGCCCGGGCTGGAGGTGGCCGCCCGCTATCTGCCGGCCGGCCGCGGGACCGAGGTCGGCGGCGACTTCTACGATCTGGTGCGCCTGGACGACACCACCGCCGCGGCCGTCATCGGCGATGTCGAAGGCCACAGCATCGCGGCAGCCGCCCTCATGGGGCAGGTCCGCACCGCCATTCACGCCCACGCGACCGCCGGAGCCACACCTGACCAGGTCCTGGCCCGCACCAACCGACTGCTGGTCGACCTGGACTCCGACCTGCTGGTCTCCTGTCTCTACGCCCAGGTCGACCTGCGCCGCGGTGAACTGACCCTCGCCAACGCGGGTCACGTACCTCCCCTCCTGCGCCACGCACCACGCCAGGCCCGCATCCTGGACTTCGAGCCCGGGCCGCTCCTGGGCATCGACACCCACGCCCAGTACCCTCTCGCCGCCACTCCCCTGCCCACGGGCTCCGTCGTCACGCTCCACACCGACGGCCTCGTGGAACGGGCCGGAACCAACCCCGCACAGGTCACCGACGGCCTGGTCCAGCACCTCGCACACGCCGACGACGACAGCCTGGAGGGCCTCATCGACGGCCTGATCGACTGCGCCTGGCCCACCGGCCAGTGCACGGACGATGTCACGGTGCTCCTACTGCGCTCCAAGGGGCAGTCCTCCGCACCCTCTTGA
- a CDS encoding ATP-binding protein — MAVQLEIRPRGVVEHVFALPPVAGAVSAVRRRVRAVLAAWNVSPEIVDDTILVVTELLTNALVHALPPAELRLSWGLRGGLRTLRVEVSDAGPALAAGQSPDGIDPDEHGRGQQIVHVLSARHGMRIHCDGVTRWADLVAA, encoded by the coding sequence ATGGCGGTACAGCTCGAAATCAGGCCTCGGGGGGTAGTCGAACACGTCTTTGCGTTGCCGCCCGTCGCCGGAGCCGTCTCGGCCGTGCGCCGACGTGTGAGGGCGGTCCTGGCCGCCTGGAACGTATCTCCGGAGATCGTCGACGACACGATTCTGGTGGTGACGGAGTTGCTCACCAACGCGCTCGTCCACGCTCTGCCGCCGGCGGAGCTGCGGCTGTCATGGGGCCTGCGTGGCGGACTCAGGACCCTGCGTGTGGAGGTCTCCGACGCCGGGCCCGCGCTGGCGGCGGGGCAGTCGCCCGACGGAATCGACCCGGACGAGCACGGCCGGGGCCAGCAGATCGTCCACGTACTGTCCGCTCGGCACGGCATGCGCATCCACTGCGACGGGGTCACCCGGTGGGCGGACCTGGTGGCTGCCTGA
- a CDS encoding serine/threonine-protein kinase, translating into MRNLDPTDPPAIGGYPLLARLGAGGMGQVFLSRTPSGRPLALKTVRPEFGADPSFEERFAREIASSDQVRSAWAVAVVDYSPPGQRPQWLATEYVAAPSLTDWVQRYGPLPEPAVRALAAELTEGLRAVHRAGLAHRDVKPSNVLLGRRHPLLIDFGIARAADDTRHTRTGGVVGSPGYMAPEQVTGGGAAEPGDIFALGAVLVYAATGEGPFLRPGEDSSAAQLLYRIVHEEPVLDGVAPSLRPLLAACLQKSPQDRPTAEALLERIGAGSAGWTSAPLPGLETELTAREAELRTRLEQPAPRASQTTMPPSPAPVAVLEPISATPIAPVGFGPPVPYASPAAVSAAPLPVRRTPRARTLAVAAGVVTAVAVVTALSWPDGGDGDTGDKRHGSSPSPSTSAALPASWVGTWKGTGPGSKSADGVVNSRTNGVTVVVTLHAAARGELVGRQVSHITEAGSGRDIGCTETLLLRETHRTSMVFEAATSTPSDPSAGVVCVRGNVYTLTEAGADTLALVDEGSQAAGSPSRLNRSSS; encoded by the coding sequence ATGAGGAATCTGGATCCCACCGATCCGCCCGCCATAGGCGGTTATCCCCTGCTGGCACGGCTCGGGGCCGGCGGCATGGGGCAGGTGTTCCTCTCCCGCACCCCGTCCGGCCGCCCGCTGGCCCTGAAGACGGTGCGGCCCGAGTTCGGTGCGGACCCGTCCTTCGAGGAGCGGTTCGCCCGCGAGATCGCCAGCAGCGATCAGGTGCGCTCTGCCTGGGCGGTTGCGGTGGTCGACTACAGCCCGCCCGGTCAGCGGCCGCAGTGGCTGGCCACGGAGTACGTCGCCGCGCCCTCCCTCACCGACTGGGTGCAGCGCTACGGCCCACTGCCCGAGCCCGCCGTACGGGCGCTGGCCGCGGAACTCACCGAGGGGCTGCGGGCCGTGCACCGGGCGGGGCTGGCCCACCGGGACGTGAAGCCGTCCAACGTGCTGCTCGGCCGCCGTCACCCCCTGCTCATCGACTTCGGCATCGCGCGTGCGGCAGACGACACCCGCCATACCCGTACCGGCGGTGTGGTCGGCTCACCCGGGTACATGGCACCGGAACAGGTCACCGGAGGCGGCGCGGCCGAACCCGGGGACATCTTTGCGCTGGGCGCCGTGCTGGTGTACGCGGCCACCGGGGAGGGCCCGTTCCTGCGGCCCGGCGAGGATTCGTCGGCCGCGCAACTGCTGTACCGGATCGTGCACGAGGAGCCGGTCCTGGACGGCGTTGCGCCATCACTACGACCGCTGCTGGCCGCCTGCCTGCAGAAGTCACCTCAAGACCGCCCGACCGCAGAAGCGCTCCTGGAGCGGATCGGCGCCGGGTCAGCCGGCTGGACATCCGCGCCGCTGCCTGGCCTGGAGACGGAACTCACCGCCAGGGAAGCCGAGTTGCGGACCCGGCTGGAACAGCCGGCGCCCCGAGCTTCTCAGACCACCATGCCCCCGAGTCCGGCGCCCGTGGCCGTGCTTGAACCCATTTCCGCCACACCGATCGCACCCGTCGGATTCGGACCGCCCGTCCCGTACGCGTCTCCGGCCGCCGTGTCCGCCGCGCCGCTTCCCGTGCGACGCACGCCCCGCGCCCGGACGTTGGCCGTTGCCGCGGGTGTGGTGACGGCCGTGGCCGTCGTCACCGCGCTGTCCTGGCCGGACGGCGGCGACGGCGACACGGGGGACAAAAGACACGGTTCGTCACCCTCCCCGTCCACGTCGGCCGCTCTGCCCGCCTCGTGGGTCGGCACTTGGAAGGGCACCGGGCCGGGCAGCAAGTCGGCCGACGGCGTCGTCAACTCCCGTACGAACGGTGTCACCGTCGTCGTCACGCTGCACGCGGCGGCACGTGGTGAACTCGTGGGCCGGCAGGTCAGCCACATCACCGAGGCCGGCAGCGGCCGGGACATCGGGTGCACCGAGACGCTGCTCCTGCGGGAAACCCACCGGACATCCATGGTCTTCGAGGCGGCGACGAGCACGCCCAGCGATCCGTCGGCCGGAGTGGTCTGTGTGCGCGGCAACGTCTACACGCTGACCGAGGCGGGTGCCGACACCCTCGCCCTCGTCGATGAGGGAAGCCAGGCGGCCGGCTCACCGTCCCGGCTGAACCGCTCGTCGTCCTAG
- a CDS encoding nucleotidyltransferase domain-containing protein encodes MTVPNVILSGIVGSTAYGLAHEGSDIDRLGVFAVPTAELHGLHRPKESHVTTKPDRTLHEAAKWCRLALGGNPTAMELVWLPDELYEVRTPFGDELIGIRSSLLCAKRVRDAYLGYATQQFRRLEARGDGSFSADTRKRTAKHARHLKRLCHQGLELYATGRLTIRVENPQEYHEFGERVAADASAALPVLRAYQAAFDETTSVLPERPDEAAAEVWLRRVRGHLYADAPARG; translated from the coding sequence GTGACCGTCCCGAACGTCATCCTGTCCGGGATCGTCGGTTCCACCGCGTACGGACTCGCTCACGAGGGCTCCGACATCGACCGCCTCGGCGTCTTCGCCGTACCCACCGCGGAACTGCACGGTCTGCACCGGCCGAAGGAGTCCCACGTCACCACCAAGCCCGACCGCACCCTGCACGAGGCCGCCAAGTGGTGCCGCCTCGCCCTCGGCGGCAATCCGACCGCGATGGAACTGGTCTGGCTTCCGGACGAGTTGTACGAGGTGCGGACGCCGTTCGGGGACGAGCTGATCGGCATACGGTCCTCGCTGCTGTGCGCCAAGCGCGTCAGGGACGCCTATCTCGGCTATGCCACACAGCAGTTCCGACGCCTGGAGGCCCGCGGCGACGGATCGTTCTCCGCGGACACCCGCAAGCGCACCGCCAAGCACGCCCGCCACCTGAAGCGGCTGTGCCACCAGGGACTGGAGCTGTACGCCACCGGCCGGCTGACCATCCGGGTCGAGAACCCGCAGGAGTACCACGAATTCGGCGAGCGCGTGGCCGCCGACGCGTCCGCGGCTCTGCCCGTGCTCCGGGCCTACCAGGCCGCGTTCGACGAGACGACCAGCGTGCTCCCGGAGCGACCGGACGAGGCGGCCGCCGAAGTGTGGCTGCGCCGTGTACGGGGCCATCTGTACGCCGACGCGCCGGCGCGGGGATGA
- a CDS encoding maleylpyruvate isomerase family mycothiol-dependent enzyme, translating to MRPTVRQDTREPLPEGLGQAIRETAGDIAALLRGVPDTTVAVPGSEWTLGEAAAHLALANELMADLAAGRERPYGDGTPQSLAAANEQSLAAYDERRAEPLAAVITEQADAFLDAVARAAADGTIDDTPLDTPLDTPLGPLTRPLLASYLLTHMLGHGYDLARAVKRPHMIDPDRVGLCMPFMSSVMPRVADAAATAGLTARYTVRLRGGTAFGVSLADGAVEVTPEPRDRPDCTILIEPVAFLLIALGRHNPWRAIARGQIVAWGRRPWLAPRFPNLFTAP from the coding sequence GTGCGTCCGACGGTACGGCAGGACACCAGGGAGCCCTTGCCCGAAGGGCTCGGGCAGGCGATACGCGAGACCGCCGGTGACATCGCCGCGCTGTTGCGGGGCGTGCCGGACACGACGGTCGCCGTACCGGGATCCGAGTGGACCCTCGGCGAAGCGGCTGCCCATCTGGCGCTGGCCAACGAGTTGATGGCCGACCTCGCGGCCGGACGCGAACGCCCTTATGGGGACGGCACACCCCAGAGCCTGGCCGCCGCCAATGAACAGTCCCTCGCCGCCTACGACGAGCGCCGGGCGGAACCACTGGCGGCGGTGATCACCGAGCAGGCCGACGCCTTCCTGGACGCCGTGGCGCGGGCGGCGGCCGACGGGACCATCGACGACACACCTCTCGACACGCCACTCGACACGCCGCTCGGCCCCCTGACCAGGCCCCTTCTCGCGTCCTACCTGCTCACCCACATGCTGGGCCACGGCTATGACCTCGCTCGCGCGGTGAAGCGCCCGCACATGATCGACCCGGACCGTGTCGGGCTGTGCATGCCGTTCATGTCCTCGGTCATGCCGCGCGTGGCCGACGCGGCCGCCACGGCCGGTCTCACCGCCCGCTACACCGTCCGGCTCAGGGGCGGTACGGCGTTCGGCGTGAGCCTGGCGGACGGCGCCGTGGAGGTGACGCCGGAGCCGCGGGACCGTCCGGACTGCACCATCCTCATCGAGCCCGTCGCCTTCCTGCTCATCGCGCTGGGCCGGCACAACCCGTGGCGGGCCATCGCGCGGGGGCAGATCGTCGCCTGGGGGCGCAGGCCCTGGCTCGCGCCACGCTTCCCGAACCTGTTCACCGCGCCCTGA
- a CDS encoding ArsR/SmtB family transcription factor, giving the protein MQVPLYQAKAEFFRMLGHPVRIRVLELLQHGPVPVRDLLADIEIEPSSLSQQLAVLRRSGIVVSTREGSTVLYALAGGDVAELLAAARRILTELLVGRNELLAALQQAPSSPPPATTTSGHR; this is encoded by the coding sequence ATGCAAGTCCCCCTTTACCAGGCCAAGGCGGAGTTCTTCCGCATGCTCGGGCACCCGGTACGCATCAGGGTCCTGGAACTGCTGCAGCACGGCCCCGTCCCCGTACGGGATCTGCTGGCGGACATCGAGATCGAGCCGTCCAGCCTTTCGCAGCAGTTGGCGGTGCTGAGACGATCGGGGATCGTCGTGTCCACCCGGGAGGGCTCCACGGTCCTCTACGCGCTGGCCGGCGGTGATGTCGCCGAGCTGCTGGCCGCCGCCCGGCGCATCCTCACCGAACTGCTCGTCGGCCGGAACGAGTTGCTGGCCGCGCTGCAACAGGCTCCGTCGTCCCCACCACCGGCGACCACCACCAGCGGTCACCGGTGA
- a CDS encoding response regulator — protein MGELRPLGNDLPEASRALAQALRELFEGLDVSVRRYAARRQWDPGTLSRYLNGSRIPPWKVVQELLADLGEHRGVAVTTDAVEMVRELYRAAVDCGSSQHHAMEVIEEQLADADRRSRRSSVQGDVLGDALLDRTSRIHDLEVRLSQLEADWKAERDRADELAAAHPNVSQLLEERGLLQQQITRLGAELQNMREEKAAAEERCRLLERQLETLERPHALPTAPDAAMPKILVVDDQPDNLLALTAVLGTLDQELVTVSSGREALKALLDNDDFAVIIMDVQMPEMDGYETAAQIKRRHRNRDVPIIFLTAMGADPVHANQGYLVGGVDYITKPFDPWALRAKVAVFTQIHIERRMKLSTPS, from the coding sequence GTGGGTGAGCTCAGGCCGCTCGGCAACGACCTGCCCGAGGCGTCGCGTGCCCTTGCCCAGGCGCTCAGAGAGCTGTTCGAAGGGCTGGACGTCTCCGTACGCCGCTATGCCGCCCGTCGCCAGTGGGATCCCGGCACACTCTCGAGGTACCTCAACGGCAGCCGGATCCCGCCGTGGAAGGTCGTTCAGGAACTACTGGCCGATCTGGGGGAGCACCGGGGCGTGGCCGTCACCACCGATGCCGTCGAGATGGTCCGTGAGCTCTACCGGGCCGCGGTCGACTGCGGGTCCTCGCAGCATCACGCGATGGAGGTGATCGAGGAGCAGTTGGCAGACGCGGACCGCCGGTCTCGGCGCTCCAGTGTGCAAGGAGATGTGCTGGGCGATGCGCTCCTGGACCGGACCAGCCGGATCCATGACCTGGAGGTGCGTCTGTCGCAACTGGAGGCGGACTGGAAGGCCGAGCGCGACCGTGCGGACGAACTCGCAGCCGCGCACCCCAACGTCTCCCAGCTCCTCGAGGAACGCGGTCTGCTGCAGCAGCAAATCACGCGGCTGGGCGCCGAACTGCAGAACATGCGGGAGGAGAAAGCCGCTGCCGAAGAACGCTGCAGGCTGCTCGAGCGGCAGCTCGAAACGCTCGAACGCCCCCACGCGCTGCCGACGGCGCCGGACGCCGCAATGCCGAAGATCCTGGTCGTCGATGACCAGCCGGACAATCTTCTGGCCCTCACCGCCGTGCTCGGCACGTTGGACCAAGAGCTGGTCACCGTCTCGTCCGGGCGTGAGGCGCTGAAAGCTCTGCTGGACAACGATGACTTCGCCGTCATCATCATGGACGTGCAGATGCCCGAGATGGACGGCTATGAGACAGCCGCTCAGATCAAGCGCCGTCATCGCAACCGAGACGTTCCCATCATCTTCTTGACCGCCATGGGCGCGGACCCCGTGCACGCGAATCAGGGATACCTTGTGGGCGGAGTGGACTACATCACCAAGCCGTTCGACCCCTGGGCCCTGCGGGCCAAGGTCGCGGTGTTCACCCAGATCCACATTGAGCGGCGGATGAAGCTCTCTACTCCCAGCTGA